Part of the Bacteriovorax sp. BAL6_X genome, AAGTGTTGTCAGATGAGTCATTGTTTGTCTTTTCTAGTATCCTTTCACACGAGTATCTAAGCTTTTCTGAGATCGTAGACACAACAGATCTAAGTGAGAAAGTTGTTACATATGCACTTAAGGCCGGATTTGGAAAAGGTATACTGAGTAAAGATGGGGACTACTTTTACATTAGAAAAGACTGGCTAGTTGATATTAAAACAATCTTACAAAAGAGGAATTTTATCTATGAATGATGCAGTATCTGATACGATTGCAAAAACACAAAAGTTGGCCAGTATTTTTGATTCTGTTAACTCAGAAATGATTATTGGACTCTTTGTTGGCCTTTTGACTCTTTTTATTATTGCTAGGGTCATTTCATGGGCCTTGTTATACTTGGCAATTAAGCTTCCATTCTATCGACTATCAATACTACAGCTAAATACAATTATTACTCATATGATTTATATCATCGGTACTATTTGGCTACTTTATGTCACACTTAATCCCTCTCAAGAGATGATTTATGCCTTCTTAGGCTCTGGTGCCGTAGCAATTGGTTTCTCCCTTAAAGATCTTGTTTCTTCAATCATTGCAGGAATTATTTTAATTTTCGATAGGCCATTTCAAGTAGGGGATCGAATATTATTTCGTGATAATTATGGTGATATTATCCAGATCGGACTTCGTT contains:
- a CDS encoding mechanosensitive ion channel family protein, whose protein sequence is MNDAVSDTIAKTQKLASIFDSVNSEMIIGLFVGLLTLFIIARVISWALLYLAIKLPFYRLSILQLNTIITHMIYIIGTIWLLYVTLNPSQEMIYAFLGSGAVAIGFSLKDLVSSIIAGIILIFDRPFQVGDRILFRDNYGDIIQIGLRSVRIQTLDDSTVTIPNNLFLSENVASANSGQRDMMVCSFFYFKNNCDIARMISLLEEVTTTSRYAYLKKPLKVIVSTEKFEHGIGIKATVKAYVLETIYEKAFETDITKRFYEALKEEELVDQLLSES